In Zonotrichia albicollis isolate bZonAlb1 chromosome 3, bZonAlb1.hap1, whole genome shotgun sequence, a single window of DNA contains:
- the CYP39A1 gene encoding 24-hydroxycholesterol 7-alpha-hydroxylase isoform X1 — MDLAVLLAALLGLLIVKALLFQLRNPSSPPCIRSWIPWFGAAFQFGKAPLEFIERARNEHGPVFTIFALGKRFTFVTEEEGTEVFFKSEDLNFEQAVQQAVKNAVSVPAEAFYENHGNLYSMMKGKMSPSNLHMFSGTLCKELHEHMAHLGTEGTGDLNALVRHVMYPAVVNTLFGKGICPTSPSEIKEFEEHFQKYDEDFEYASQMPECFLSNWSKSKKWLLKLFEKVVLDAERTNPSETASKTLLQHLLDSLQGKHLAPKYGLLMLWAAQANAVPVAFWTLAFILSNPAIYKKVMEDLASVFGKAGKDTLEVSEEDLKKIPFIKWCTLEAIRLRSPGAITKKVINPIRIKNFTIPAGDMLMLSPYWLHRNPKYFPDPEMFKPDRWKEANLEKNAFLDSFVAFGGGKHQCPGRWFAIMEIQLLVVLFLYKYEFVLLDAVPKESPLHLVGTQQPMAPLQVRYKCRE; from the exons ATGGATCTCGCTGTGCTCTTGGCAGCGCTCCTGGGACTCCTCATTGTCAAGGCTCTTTTATTTCAGCTGAGAAACCCGAGCTCGCCTCCTTGCATCAGGAGCTGGATCCCTTGGTTCGGAGCTGCGTTTCAGTTCGGGAAAGCTCCTTTGGAGTTTATAGAGCGAGCCAGGAACGAG CATGGACCTGTGTTCACAATATTTGCTCTGGGAAAACGGTTCACTTTCGTTACTGAGGAAGAAGGAactgaagtattttttaaatctgaagACTTAAATTTTGAACAGGCAGTACAGCAAGCTGTCAAGAATGCAG TCTCTGTTCCTGCAGAAGCATTTTATGAGAACCATGGTAACCTCTACAGCATGATGAAGGGGAAGATGAGTCCCAGTAACCTGCACATGTTCTCAGGCACTTTGTGTAAGGAGCTCCATGAGCACATGGCTCACCTGGGCACGGAGGGCACGGGAGACCTCAATGCCCTGGTAAG GCATGTCATGTATCCAGCAGTGGTGAACACCCTGTTTGGGAAGGGCATCTGCCCAACCAGTCCGAGTGAAATCAAGGAATTTGAAGAGCATTTTCAGAAGTATGATGAGGACTTTGAATATGCTTCTCAGATGCCTGAGTGCTTCCTGAG CAACTGGTCTAAATCCAAAAAATGGCTTCTAAAATTATTTGAGAAAGTAGTGTTGGATGCTGAAAGGACCAACCCTTCAGAGACTGCATCCAAG acACTTCTACAACATCTCCTGGATAGCTTGCAGGGAAAACATCTAGCTCCCAAGTATGGTCTCCTGATGCTCTGGGCTGCCCAAGCAAATGCTGTGCCT GTTGCATTTTGGACCCTTGCTTTCATACTCTCTAATCCTGCCATTTACAAGAAAGTCATGGAAGACCTGGCTTCTGTTTTTGGCAAAGCAG GTAAGGATACACTGGAGGTGTCTGAGGAAGACCTGAAGAAGATCCCTTTCATTAAATGGTGCACTTTGGAAGCCATACGGCTGAGGTCTCCAGGTGCAATCACCAAGAAAGTCATAAACCCAATTAGAATTAAG aatttcaccatccctgcaggtgacaTGCTGATGTTGTCACCATATTGGTTGCACCGGaatccaaaatattttcctgaccCAGAAATGTTCAAACCT GATCGTTGGAAAGAGGCAAATTTAGAGAAGAATGCTTTCTTGGACAGCTTTGTGGCATTTGGAGGAGGGAAGCATCAGTGTCCAGGAAG GTGGTTTGCAATCATGGAAATCCAGCTGTTGGTTGTGCTGTTCCTGTACAAGTATGAATTTGTGCTGTTGGATGCAGTGCCAAAGGAG agcCCTTTACACTTGGTGGGGACACAGCAACCCATGGCACCATTACAGGTCCGGTATAAATGCCGGGAATGA
- the CYP39A1 gene encoding 24-hydroxycholesterol 7-alpha-hydroxylase isoform X2 has protein sequence MPGQAEQQPGPGRAAERQNGSRCALGSAPGTPHCQGSFISAEKPELASLHQELDPLVRSCVSVRESSFGVYRASQERVSVPAEAFYENHGNLYSMMKGKMSPSNLHMFSGTLCKELHEHMAHLGTEGTGDLNALVRHVMYPAVVNTLFGKGICPTSPSEIKEFEEHFQKYDEDFEYASQMPECFLSNWSKSKKWLLKLFEKVVLDAERTNPSETASKTLLQHLLDSLQGKHLAPKYGLLMLWAAQANAVPVAFWTLAFILSNPAIYKKVMEDLASVFGKAGKDTLEVSEEDLKKIPFIKWCTLEAIRLRSPGAITKKVINPIRIKNFTIPAGDMLMLSPYWLHRNPKYFPDPEMFKPDRWKEANLEKNAFLDSFVAFGGGKHQCPGRWFAIMEIQLLVVLFLYKYEFVLLDAVPKESPLHLVGTQQPMAPLQVRYKCRE, from the exons ATGCCGGGGCAGGCGGAGCAgcagccggggccgggccgggcggccgAGAGGCAAAATGGATCTCGCTGTGCTCTTGGCAGCGCTCCTGGGACTCCTCATTGTCAAGGCTCTTTTATTTCAGCTGAGAAACCCGAGCTCGCCTCCTTGCATCAGGAGCTGGATCCCTTGGTTCGGAGCTGCGTTTCAGTTCGGGAAAGCTCCTTTGGAGTTTATAGAGCGAGCCAGGAACGAG TCTCTGTTCCTGCAGAAGCATTTTATGAGAACCATGGTAACCTCTACAGCATGATGAAGGGGAAGATGAGTCCCAGTAACCTGCACATGTTCTCAGGCACTTTGTGTAAGGAGCTCCATGAGCACATGGCTCACCTGGGCACGGAGGGCACGGGAGACCTCAATGCCCTGGTAAG GCATGTCATGTATCCAGCAGTGGTGAACACCCTGTTTGGGAAGGGCATCTGCCCAACCAGTCCGAGTGAAATCAAGGAATTTGAAGAGCATTTTCAGAAGTATGATGAGGACTTTGAATATGCTTCTCAGATGCCTGAGTGCTTCCTGAG CAACTGGTCTAAATCCAAAAAATGGCTTCTAAAATTATTTGAGAAAGTAGTGTTGGATGCTGAAAGGACCAACCCTTCAGAGACTGCATCCAAG acACTTCTACAACATCTCCTGGATAGCTTGCAGGGAAAACATCTAGCTCCCAAGTATGGTCTCCTGATGCTCTGGGCTGCCCAAGCAAATGCTGTGCCT GTTGCATTTTGGACCCTTGCTTTCATACTCTCTAATCCTGCCATTTACAAGAAAGTCATGGAAGACCTGGCTTCTGTTTTTGGCAAAGCAG GTAAGGATACACTGGAGGTGTCTGAGGAAGACCTGAAGAAGATCCCTTTCATTAAATGGTGCACTTTGGAAGCCATACGGCTGAGGTCTCCAGGTGCAATCACCAAGAAAGTCATAAACCCAATTAGAATTAAG aatttcaccatccctgcaggtgacaTGCTGATGTTGTCACCATATTGGTTGCACCGGaatccaaaatattttcctgaccCAGAAATGTTCAAACCT GATCGTTGGAAAGAGGCAAATTTAGAGAAGAATGCTTTCTTGGACAGCTTTGTGGCATTTGGAGGAGGGAAGCATCAGTGTCCAGGAAG GTGGTTTGCAATCATGGAAATCCAGCTGTTGGTTGTGCTGTTCCTGTACAAGTATGAATTTGTGCTGTTGGATGCAGTGCCAAAGGAG agcCCTTTACACTTGGTGGGGACACAGCAACCCATGGCACCATTACAGGTCCGGTATAAATGCCGGGAATGA
- the CYP39A1 gene encoding 24-hydroxycholesterol 7-alpha-hydroxylase isoform X4 — protein MDLAVLLAALLGLLIVKALLFQLRNPSSPPCIRSWIPWFGAAFQFGKAPLEFIERARNEHGPVFTIFALGKRFTFVTEEEGTEVFFKSEDLNFEQAVQQAVKNAVSVPAEAFYENHGNLYSMMKGKMSPSNLHMFSGTLCKELHEHMAHLGTEGTGDLNALVRHVMYPAVVNTLFGKGICPTSPSEIKEFEEHFQKYDEDFEYASQMPECFLSNWSKSKKWLLKLFEKVVLDAERTNPSETASKTLLQHLLDSLQGKHLAPKYGLLMLWAAQANAVPVAFWTLAFILSNPAIYKKVMEDLASVFGKAGKDTLEVSEEDLKKIPFIKWCTLEAIRLRSPGAITKKVINPIRIKNFTIPAGDMLMLSPYWLHRNPKYFPDPEMFKPVVCNHGNPAVGCAVPVQV, from the exons ATGGATCTCGCTGTGCTCTTGGCAGCGCTCCTGGGACTCCTCATTGTCAAGGCTCTTTTATTTCAGCTGAGAAACCCGAGCTCGCCTCCTTGCATCAGGAGCTGGATCCCTTGGTTCGGAGCTGCGTTTCAGTTCGGGAAAGCTCCTTTGGAGTTTATAGAGCGAGCCAGGAACGAG CATGGACCTGTGTTCACAATATTTGCTCTGGGAAAACGGTTCACTTTCGTTACTGAGGAAGAAGGAactgaagtattttttaaatctgaagACTTAAATTTTGAACAGGCAGTACAGCAAGCTGTCAAGAATGCAG TCTCTGTTCCTGCAGAAGCATTTTATGAGAACCATGGTAACCTCTACAGCATGATGAAGGGGAAGATGAGTCCCAGTAACCTGCACATGTTCTCAGGCACTTTGTGTAAGGAGCTCCATGAGCACATGGCTCACCTGGGCACGGAGGGCACGGGAGACCTCAATGCCCTGGTAAG GCATGTCATGTATCCAGCAGTGGTGAACACCCTGTTTGGGAAGGGCATCTGCCCAACCAGTCCGAGTGAAATCAAGGAATTTGAAGAGCATTTTCAGAAGTATGATGAGGACTTTGAATATGCTTCTCAGATGCCTGAGTGCTTCCTGAG CAACTGGTCTAAATCCAAAAAATGGCTTCTAAAATTATTTGAGAAAGTAGTGTTGGATGCTGAAAGGACCAACCCTTCAGAGACTGCATCCAAG acACTTCTACAACATCTCCTGGATAGCTTGCAGGGAAAACATCTAGCTCCCAAGTATGGTCTCCTGATGCTCTGGGCTGCCCAAGCAAATGCTGTGCCT GTTGCATTTTGGACCCTTGCTTTCATACTCTCTAATCCTGCCATTTACAAGAAAGTCATGGAAGACCTGGCTTCTGTTTTTGGCAAAGCAG GTAAGGATACACTGGAGGTGTCTGAGGAAGACCTGAAGAAGATCCCTTTCATTAAATGGTGCACTTTGGAAGCCATACGGCTGAGGTCTCCAGGTGCAATCACCAAGAAAGTCATAAACCCAATTAGAATTAAG aatttcaccatccctgcaggtgacaTGCTGATGTTGTCACCATATTGGTTGCACCGGaatccaaaatattttcctgaccCAGAAATGTTCAAACCT GTGGTTTGCAATCATGGAAATCCAGCTGTTGGTTGTGCTGTTCCTGTACAAGTATGA
- the CYP39A1 gene encoding 24-hydroxycholesterol 7-alpha-hydroxylase isoform X3: MDLAVLLAALLGLLIVKALLFQLRNPSSPPCIRSWIPWFGAAFQFGKAPLEFIERARNEHGPVFTIFALGKRFTFVTEEEGTEVFFKSEDLNFEQAVQQAVKNAVSVPAEAFYENHGNLYSMMKGKMSPSNLHMFSGTLCKELHEHMAHLGTEGTGDLNALVRHVMYPAVVNTLFGKGICPTSPSEIKEFEEHFQKYDEDFEYASQMPECFLSNWSKSKKWLLKLFEKVVLDAERTNPSETASKTLLQHLLDSLQGKHLAPKYGLLMLWAAQANAVPVAFWTLAFILSNPAIYKKVMEDLASVFGKAGKDTLEVSEEDLKKIPFIKWCTLEAIRLRSPGAITKKVINPIRIKNFTIPAGDMLMLSPYWLHRNPKYFPDPEMFKPFLPTGSLERGKFREECFLGQLCGIWRREASVSRKVVCNHGNPAVGCAVPVQV; encoded by the exons ATGGATCTCGCTGTGCTCTTGGCAGCGCTCCTGGGACTCCTCATTGTCAAGGCTCTTTTATTTCAGCTGAGAAACCCGAGCTCGCCTCCTTGCATCAGGAGCTGGATCCCTTGGTTCGGAGCTGCGTTTCAGTTCGGGAAAGCTCCTTTGGAGTTTATAGAGCGAGCCAGGAACGAG CATGGACCTGTGTTCACAATATTTGCTCTGGGAAAACGGTTCACTTTCGTTACTGAGGAAGAAGGAactgaagtattttttaaatctgaagACTTAAATTTTGAACAGGCAGTACAGCAAGCTGTCAAGAATGCAG TCTCTGTTCCTGCAGAAGCATTTTATGAGAACCATGGTAACCTCTACAGCATGATGAAGGGGAAGATGAGTCCCAGTAACCTGCACATGTTCTCAGGCACTTTGTGTAAGGAGCTCCATGAGCACATGGCTCACCTGGGCACGGAGGGCACGGGAGACCTCAATGCCCTGGTAAG GCATGTCATGTATCCAGCAGTGGTGAACACCCTGTTTGGGAAGGGCATCTGCCCAACCAGTCCGAGTGAAATCAAGGAATTTGAAGAGCATTTTCAGAAGTATGATGAGGACTTTGAATATGCTTCTCAGATGCCTGAGTGCTTCCTGAG CAACTGGTCTAAATCCAAAAAATGGCTTCTAAAATTATTTGAGAAAGTAGTGTTGGATGCTGAAAGGACCAACCCTTCAGAGACTGCATCCAAG acACTTCTACAACATCTCCTGGATAGCTTGCAGGGAAAACATCTAGCTCCCAAGTATGGTCTCCTGATGCTCTGGGCTGCCCAAGCAAATGCTGTGCCT GTTGCATTTTGGACCCTTGCTTTCATACTCTCTAATCCTGCCATTTACAAGAAAGTCATGGAAGACCTGGCTTCTGTTTTTGGCAAAGCAG GTAAGGATACACTGGAGGTGTCTGAGGAAGACCTGAAGAAGATCCCTTTCATTAAATGGTGCACTTTGGAAGCCATACGGCTGAGGTCTCCAGGTGCAATCACCAAGAAAGTCATAAACCCAATTAGAATTAAG aatttcaccatccctgcaggtgacaTGCTGATGTTGTCACCATATTGGTTGCACCGGaatccaaaatattttcctgaccCAGAAATGTTCAAACCT tttcttccCACAGGATCGTTGGAAAGAGGCAAATTTAGAGAAGAATGCTTTCTTGGACAGCTTTGTGGCATTTGGAGGAGGGAAGCATCAGTGTCCAGGAAG GTGGTTTGCAATCATGGAAATCCAGCTGTTGGTTGTGCTGTTCCTGTACAAGTATGA
- the SLC25A27 gene encoding mitochondrial uncoupling protein 4 isoform X2, with product MSPAGEESSLPLPERWPRASKFALSACAAAVAELVTFPLDLTKTRLQVQGEAAAGPAVPYRGMLRTAAGIAQEEGIWKLWQGATPAVYRHIVYTGVRMVTYEHLRDSVLGRAEGESFPLWKAVVGGVSAGAIGQFFASPTDLVKVQMQMEGKRKLEGKPLRFRGVHHAFLKILSEGGVRGLWAGWVPNVQRAALVNMGDLTTYDTVKHFLLLNTTLVDNSVTHSVSSVCSGLVAAVLGTPADVVKTRIMNQPRDKQGRGLLYKSSMDCLIQTVQGEGLMSLYKGFIPTWMRMAPWSLVFWLTYEQIRRLCGVTSF from the exons ATGTCACCTGCAGGAGAAGAGAGCAGCTTACCTCTTCCAGAGAGATGGCCCCGAGCCAGCAAATTCGCTCTGTCAGCCTGTGCAGCGGCTGTGGCAGAACTAG TGACATTTCCCCTGGATCTCACGAAAACCCGGCTGCAGGTCCAAGGTGAAGCTGCGGCCGGGCCGGCGGTCCCGTACCGCGGGATGCTGCGCACGGCGGCTGGAATCGCGCAGGAGGAGGGGATATGGAAGCTCTGGCAAGGAGCCACGCCGGCCGTCTACCGCCACATAG TATACACTGGTGTCCGGATGGTTACTTATGAACATCTCCGTGACTCTGTGCTTGGAAGGGCAGAGGGTGAAAGCTTTCCTCTCTG GAAAGCTGTGGTTGGAGGTGTATCTGCAGGTGCCATTGGACAGTTTTTTGCCAGCCCAACTGATCTGGTGAAGGTGCAGATGCAGATGGAGGGAAAAAGGAAGTTGGAAGGAAAGCCATTACG ATTTCGGGGCGTGCACCACGCATTTCTGAAGATCCTGTCTGAAGGAGGAGTAAGGGGACTTTGGGCTGGATGGGTACCAAATGTCCAGAGAGCTGCTCTGGTGAATATGGGAG ATCTGACCACTTACGACACAGTGAAACACTTCTTGCTTCTGAACACAACACTTGTGGACAACAGTGTGACTCACAGTGTCAGCAG tgtctgctctgggctggtagcagctgtgctgggaactCCTGCTGACGTGGTCAAAACCCGGATAATGAACCAGCCAAGAGATAAGCAGGGAAG AGGTCTGCTCTATAAATCTTCCATGGACTGCTTGATTCAGACTGTGCAGGGTGAAGGGTTAATGTCTCTGTACAAAGGCTTTATACCAACCTGGATGCGAATG GCACCCTGGTCACTGGTATTCTGGCTTACATATGAACAAATCAGAAGGCTGTGTGGAGTTACTTCTTTTTAA
- the SLC25A27 gene encoding mitochondrial uncoupling protein 4 isoform X1, with protein MSPAGEESSLPLPERWPRASKFALSACAAAVAELVTFPLDLTKTRLQVQGEAAAGPAVPYRGMLRTAAGIAQEEGIWKLWQGATPAVYRHIVYTGVRMVTYEHLRDSVLGRAEGESFPLWKAVVGGVSAGAIGQFFASPTDLVKVQMQMEGKRKLEGKPLRFHLDFRFRGVHHAFLKILSEGGVRGLWAGWVPNVQRAALVNMGDLTTYDTVKHFLLLNTTLVDNSVTHSVSSVCSGLVAAVLGTPADVVKTRIMNQPRDKQGRGLLYKSSMDCLIQTVQGEGLMSLYKGFIPTWMRMAPWSLVFWLTYEQIRRLCGVTSF; from the exons ATGTCACCTGCAGGAGAAGAGAGCAGCTTACCTCTTCCAGAGAGATGGCCCCGAGCCAGCAAATTCGCTCTGTCAGCCTGTGCAGCGGCTGTGGCAGAACTAG TGACATTTCCCCTGGATCTCACGAAAACCCGGCTGCAGGTCCAAGGTGAAGCTGCGGCCGGGCCGGCGGTCCCGTACCGCGGGATGCTGCGCACGGCGGCTGGAATCGCGCAGGAGGAGGGGATATGGAAGCTCTGGCAAGGAGCCACGCCGGCCGTCTACCGCCACATAG TATACACTGGTGTCCGGATGGTTACTTATGAACATCTCCGTGACTCTGTGCTTGGAAGGGCAGAGGGTGAAAGCTTTCCTCTCTG GAAAGCTGTGGTTGGAGGTGTATCTGCAGGTGCCATTGGACAGTTTTTTGCCAGCCCAACTGATCTGGTGAAGGTGCAGATGCAGATGGAGGGAAAAAGGAAGTTGGAAGGAAAGCCATTACG GTTTCATCTTGATTTCAGATTTCGGGGCGTGCACCACGCATTTCTGAAGATCCTGTCTGAAGGAGGAGTAAGGGGACTTTGGGCTGGATGGGTACCAAATGTCCAGAGAGCTGCTCTGGTGAATATGGGAG ATCTGACCACTTACGACACAGTGAAACACTTCTTGCTTCTGAACACAACACTTGTGGACAACAGTGTGACTCACAGTGTCAGCAG tgtctgctctgggctggtagcagctgtgctgggaactCCTGCTGACGTGGTCAAAACCCGGATAATGAACCAGCCAAGAGATAAGCAGGGAAG AGGTCTGCTCTATAAATCTTCCATGGACTGCTTGATTCAGACTGTGCAGGGTGAAGGGTTAATGTCTCTGTACAAAGGCTTTATACCAACCTGGATGCGAATG GCACCCTGGTCACTGGTATTCTGGCTTACATATGAACAAATCAGAAGGCTGTGTGGAGTTACTTCTTTTTAA